Proteins from one Homalodisca vitripennis isolate AUS2020 chromosome 3, UT_GWSS_2.1, whole genome shotgun sequence genomic window:
- the LOC124358475 gene encoding uncharacterized protein LOC124358475, with amino-acid sequence MDRSEIDRRPSYSYHPRSPSCSPPPQSSVDSWWTEEPFAKGHTLRSPAGASEELQGGKQPQTWTDSEEGDKRIKHPVFKRPYYTDRTEPMDRSEIDRRPSYSYHPRSPSCSPPPQSSVDSWWTEEPFAKGHTLRSPAGASDELQGGKQPQTWTDSEEGDKRIKHPVFKRPYYTDRTMPRSKEGKTREKINPRALENANNLIAKPRYQTNGLLLNLLESFGYVVQEHHPSKSLRKPEATGLGKGN; translated from the exons ATGGATAGGTCGGAAATAGACCGAAGACCATCATACTCGTATCACCCTCGGTCGCCATCATGTTCACCTCCTCCGCAATCGTCTGTTGATTCGTGGTGGACGGAAGAACCTTTTGCTAAAG GCCACACTTTGAGAAGCCCTGCTGGCGCCAGCGAGGAGTTGCAAGGAGGAAAGCAACCACAGACATGGACTGATTCCGAAGAGGGTGACAAAAGAATAAAACATCCAGTTTTTAAACGTCCATACTACACTGATCG GACTGAACCGATGGATAGGTCGGAAATAGACCGAAGACCATCATACTCGTATCACCCTCGGTCGCCATCATGTTCACCTCCTCCGCAATCGTCTGTTGATTCGTGGTGGACGGAAGAACCTTTTGCTAAAG GCCACACTTTGAGAAGCCCTGCTGGCGCCAGCGACGAGTTGCAAGGAGGAAAGCAACCACAGACATGGACTGATTCCGAAGAGGGTGACAAAAGAATAAAACATCCAGTTTTTAAACGTCCATACTACACTGATCG GACTATGCCTCGCAGTAAGGAAGGCAAGACGCGGGAGAAGATCAACCCTCGAGCTTTAGAAAATGCG AACAATCTAATAGCAAAACCCAGGTACCAAACGAATGGGTTACTACTGAATCTGCTGGAGAGTTTTGGTTACGTGGTTCAGGAACACCATCCTAGCAAGAGCTTACGTAAACCCGAGGCCACAGGTCTTGGCAAGGGCAACTAG